The nucleotide window gttggtaaagtaatgtctctgcttttcaatatgctttctaggttggtcataacttttcttctaaggagtaagcgtctttttatttcatggctgcagtcaccatctgcagtgattttggagcccccagaaataaagtctgtcactgtttccattgtttccccatctatttcccatgaaatgatgggaccagatgccatgatcttagttttttgaatgctgagtttcatgtcagctttttcactcttctctttcaccctcatcaagaggctctttagtttctcttcactttctgccataagggtggtatcatctgcatcactgagcttgttgatatttctcctagccatcttgattccagcttgtacttcatcccgcctggcattttgcatgatgtactctgcatataagctaaataagcagagtgacaatatacagccttgatactcctttcccaatttggaaccagtccactgttatATATCCAGTTCTAatcgttgcttcttgacccacattcaggtttctcaggagacaggtagtgtggtctggtattcccatgtctttaaacATTTTGCATACTGgggttaataaaatgtaattaaataaacTCTACCTGTCTTTTTTCACATTGGATTTGGCTATTATAACAGCTGgacttcccttgcggctcagcagTGAAGGATTCGCCTGCCAGCAGGAACTGCAGCAGacacagatttgacccctgggtcaggaggagccctggaggagggcacaaagGCCCATTCCTGACTCTTGCCAGGAGAAGGTTATGGACAGAAGAGTCGGGCAGCTTACAGCCCACAAGGTCACAGAACTCAGACACACGTGAGGCAACTCAGCACATACGCATGCATATTATAATAGGTACAATTACATTTGAGGCCCCCAGCCAAGGCCCTTCACACTGCGCCGCAGGTGTCTGCCTACCCAGCAGTGTCCTAAAGGGCCAGGGTTATGTCCCTCCTCCCTGTATTTCCACAGAGGGATAGCTGCCTTAATACTTGAATTCCTGAGGGCATTGCCCAGCGAGCAGCTGCCATTTCCAAATAGCCCATCCCCTTTGGCTGTCGGTCCCTGTGATGGATAGTTTCAAGGGTCAACTGACCAGGCCACGGTATCCAGTTGTTTGGGTAAACATGTCTGGACGTCATGACACGGTTGCTTCTTAGGTGAGATCAAGACTGAAATCAGTGGACTCTGAGTAAAACAGATTGCCCTACAAAATGTGGGTGGGCTACACCCAAGAGTTGAAGACCTTGAGAACAGACTGAGGCCCCCCAAGGAGAAAAAGATTCTATCAGCTGGTCGTCTGTAGCTGCAACACTAACTCTTCCCTGGAAGCTCACCCTGCAGATTTGGGTCTTGCCCGCCTCCAAACTGTGTGAGCCAGCTCCTCAACATCAGTCTCTGCATACGTGCACATGTCTTATGGgttctttctctggagaacctgacTCACACAGGCTCCCAACATCACTGCATGTGGCTCTCACCATCCAGACCTTCGCACGCAGAGGGAAGCACTCACACTCCTGTCCAGGGCACTTGGGAACGGCTGGCACCAGCCTGTCTGAAGCTGATTCTGGAGTAAGCTTTACATATTCAAGGCAGATGTTTACTAAACAACGTCTCCTTTGTCCCTAGTGAGGCCCCATGTTCCCAGTGTGCAAGCCTGGGGCCTGAACATATGCCCCACTGCCACCCCATCACTCACTTCATGCAGGGGTCTACAAGTGAGTGGATACTCTGGACTGGAGGCTGCAGTTGAACTATGGCCTCAGGACACCTTGGGAGAGAGTAGCAGGGCGTGGTTAGCCGTGCCTGATGATGTTACAGTCCTGGATACAACTCAAGGCCAGGATTCTAAACCAGCCCAGACCACTGTCCACAACATAGGTCTTTCCCAGGGTTTGAAAGATATGCActcaaggcacagagagggcatGACAATGACTTTATTTGTTAACAAGCAGCCCCCTCACCTAGATCAGGACAAAATCCATGACCAAGAAGGATGGAGAGCAGCATGCTGGCTGACACTCAGGGCCTGGAGGGAACCAGAAGCCAGCCCAGGCTGCTCACAGGAAACTCTGGGACAGAAGGAGACCCCAGACTGGTCTAAGGCTACAGAAATTTCAGGTGAAAGTCAGCGTTGGCCCTGGAAGGAGTTGGCAATGTGCCAGGTCAGCAACAGGGCTCTGGGGCTGAGGTTGGGACGCAGCAAGCAGGGCGGGAGCACGTGGGCAGGCAGAGCAGGGACACGCTGGAGGCTGGGCGACAGCAGCTAGACTGGCAGGAGGAGGTGGGCACACAGCAGGCGGGGCGGCACACAGGACGGCAGAAGAGGGACACGGAGGAAGAGGGTCTGCAACTGACCGAGGAGCAGGGGTTCGGCTGGCAGCACAAGGAGGATGAGCAAGGGGAGGACTCACAGCACACAGGCCTGCAGCAGACAGGGGTGCAGCAGACGGGCCTGCAGGAGAGAGGTGTGCAGCAGACGGGCCTGCAGCAGAAAGGTGTGCAGCAGACGGGCCTGCAGCAGAGAGGTGTGCAGCAGACGGGCCTGCAGCAGACGGGCTCACAGCAGGCCTTCTGGCAGGGGGAGGAGGTGCATGAGGAGGACTGGCAGCTAGACTGCTTGCAAGATGAGGAAGTAGAACAGAGGGAGGCCTCACAGCAGATAGGTGTGCAGCAGATGGGCCTGCAGTAGACAGGTGTGTAGCAGACAGGCCTGCAGCAGACGGACTCACAGCAGGCCTGCTGGCAGGGGGAGGAGGTGCAGCAGGAGGGCTGGCAGCTAGACTGCTGGCAGGACGAGGCCAGGCAGGAGCTGCTGCAGCCTGGCTGGCAGCAGGGGCTGGACTCGCAGCTCACTGGGGCGCAGAGGAGGGTCAGGCGGGGGGCCGGGGCGCAGCAGCTGGGGGCACAGCAGGGGGGCTCGCAGCAGCTCTCTGGACAGTCGTCCACCTGCCAGGAGGAGCCGGTGCGGGAGTCACAGGACCCGGGCAGGCAGACCCGGCTGCCGTAGCTCAGGTCACTGGAGCAGacagacaaggcagaggaagccATGGTGGAGgcggtggggctggaggagggtgaggatgtgagtgtgtgtgtgtgagtgagtgagtatgTGAGCCCGGCTCAGGGCTGTGGGCCTTTTATACCCCATCCAGGTGTGTGTTGGGCCAGCTGAAGGCTCCCTgaggcttccctttccttgttGGTGTTTTGAGCCCCTATTACTTCTTGTTTATTTACACAAGAGTTTCCTGCTTGTAAAATGCATGTCCTGGTTGAGGGCTGGATCACCCCTGAGCTGTGTGAGGGTCTCTAAGCAAACACAGGACTCATCTATGGTCCTGGAGCCCCACCCGTGTGTGCCTGCAGGCTCTCCCCTCCCACCTGTCCATGGCTCTGCAGGGGACTGGCTGTGAAGCCCCTTCTCAGAGACTTGGCATCGCAGGGCTCAAAGTTGGGACGGTGCTGCCACCTGCTGTAGGACGTCCCTCTCAAGCACCAGGGCTCAACAGTGGACAGACCAGCCAAAGGGAGAAGGAGCGAGTGAGAAGAACCAAGACATGTCTCAAGCACAGAGCAGGATGGAGGAAAGGTCCAGCTGCGTCAGACGAGGTCTCCAGGGATAGAATGTGTGCAGCAAAGGGAGAAACAGAACATTttccagagagaagggaaagaaacatgGTGCTTCAGATGTGGATCTTTGACCGAACACAGTACAAGATGAATGGAAAACGGTGCGTATCTGACACACTGGTGAAATGTCTGACGCCAAATACGAGGAAACAGCCTAAAATCTTCCAGAGAGTTTGGCATCTGACTTCACTCAGCCAATCAACATACCTGAAGACAGTGCAACCAACTCTTGAGAGTTTGAGGACAGTGGATTATCAGGCGGATGGAGATTAGAACATTTTAGATAAGACAGCTATTCTGAAAAGAAGCCACTCGTACAGTATCTACAAAAACCACCTTGAGAGTACATGGTCCAGAAAAAGAGCGAGCCCAAAGGCAggcagaatataaaaaagaataataaagaacaaCAAAGTCAGCAAAAAGcagacagagggagaggaggtCCATCGGCTTGACCCTGTAGAAGCAAGTGCCTGCTGGCTGCCCTGCCCCTTTGGCCTTCGACCCACTCTTTCCCAAGTGCAGTTCTCTGAGTTTTCACAAATGCAGACACACCCCCACCAGACCATACACGCCTTTGACAGACTCTTTCCCATGTGCGGGCCTCTGAGTTTGACCAATGCAGACACACCTCCACCAGACCATAGAGGCCCTCAAACTCCTGTCCCACTGGAATCAGCTCCTCCTTCGGTCCAAAGCCCCAGGTAAGTGCTGATTCAAAATCACTGCCGTTGTGACTTTTCTAGGAGGTCCTTGCCTACACTGGCATggtaattgtttttaattctagCCTTTCTCATACATATGAAGGGGATTTGTggcagttttaatttgcacttccctaATGAGTAATGATGTGGAGCATCATtgtatatgcttatttgccatccctGCATCTTCTTTGGTATTTCTTCAAATCTT belongs to Bubalus bubalis isolate 160015118507 breed Murrah chromosome 1, NDDB_SH_1, whole genome shotgun sequence and includes:
- the LOC102414359 gene encoding keratin-associated protein 10-8-like, giving the protein MASSALSVCSSDLSYGSRVCLPGSCDSRTGSSWQVDDCPESCCEPPCCAPSCCAPAPRLTLLCAPVSCESSPCCQPGCSSSCLASSCQQSSCQPSCCTSSPCQQACCEPVCCTPLSCRPVCCTPVCCRPVCCESSPCSSSLCCQPNPCSSVSCRPSSSVSLFCRPVCRPACCVPTSSCQSSCCRPASSVSLLCLPTCSRPACCVPTSAPEPCC